A stretch of Lathyrus oleraceus cultivar Zhongwan6 chromosome 6, CAAS_Psat_ZW6_1.0, whole genome shotgun sequence DNA encodes these proteins:
- the LOC127094707 gene encoding uncharacterized protein LOC127094707 has protein sequence MGCVLGQYDEIGRKEHAIYYLSTKFTDCKTRFSMHEKTYCALAWATKRLRQYMLTHTTLLIFKMDPVKYIFEKPALTGRVARWKMALTEYDIQHVTQKAIKKSVMSDYLAHQPLEDYQSMRFEFPNEDIMLIRDCNITGPEDGPDLRSRWTLVFDGASNAHGNGIGAVITSLAGFHLPFTARLCFECANNMEEYEACIFGIEAVIDLKIKILEVYGDSTLVISQVKGDWVTRDQKLIPYKELVLKLIPYFDEITFNLIP, from the coding sequence ATGGGGTGTGTCCTAGGCCAATATGACGAGATTGGTAGGAAAGAACACGCAATATACTACTTAAGCACGAAATTCACTGATTGTAAGACTAGGTTTTCGATGCATGAAAAGACTTATTGTGCACTAGCTTGGGCTACCAAACGCTTAAGGCAGTACATGCTCACTCATACAACATTGTTAATCTTCAAGATGGACCCTGTCAAatacatcttcgagaagcctgctctaaccgGTAGAGTAGCCCGTTGGAAAATGGCTTTAACCGAGTACGACatccaacatgtcactcaaaaggcCATAAAAAAGAGCGTAATGTCTGACTATCTTGCACATCAGCCCTTGGAAGACTACCAGTCTATGCGCTTTGAATTCCCCAACGAGGACATCATGCTAATCAGAGATTGCAACATCACTGGCCCCGAAGATGGACCAGACCTTAGATCCCGATGGACCttggtatttgatggagcttctaatgcTCATGGCAATGGCATTGGGGCGGTCATCACCTCCCTAGCTGGTTTTCACCTCCCCTTCACTGCAAGGTTATGTTTCGAATGTGCAAACAATATGGAggagtacgaggcttgtatctttgGTATTGAAGCTGTGATTGATCTTAAGATCAAAATCCTTGAAGTCTACGGAGATTCAACCTTGGTTATTAGCCAAGTTAAAGGGGATTGGGTCACTAGAGATCAAAAGCTCATCCCTTACAAGGAGCTTGTCTTGAAGTTGATCCCATACTTTGACGAAATTACATTTAATCTCATTCCTTGA